Part of the Plectropomus leopardus isolate mb chromosome 7, YSFRI_Pleo_2.0, whole genome shotgun sequence genome, TGAGCGCCAGGATGACCCACCAGATTGAGCTGGCCATGCTGAAGAAGTACAGCATCATGAAGAGGATGGTGCAGCCCTCTTTTTTAGTGCCCTGCACCACAGTTCTGATGTCATTGTCAAACCTGTCATTACAAACCACCCGGTCCTCCAGCAAAAATCCAGCGATGTAGGCGATAGACACCATGGTGTAGCAGCCAGAGAGGAAGACAATGGGCCTCTCCGGATAGCTGAAGCGCTTCATGTCCACCAGGTAGGTCAGCACGGTGAATAAAGTAGaagcacaacacaacacagaccaGATGCCGATCCAGATCCTGGCGAACTTGAGCTCCTCCTCGCTGAAGTACATCATCCCATGAGACCTCTTAGGCTCGCACGGAGCGCCGCAGTTCTCCTGGCCGAGGAAGCGGTAGTTGAGGTAGGGAGGCACCCTGAGCGAGGCCGGGCACCTGAACTGACCGTTCACGTAGTCTGGAAGCGGCCGCTCGGTGGGGTACGCGCTGGGGCTGTCCGGCTCGGTACGGTCCGACATATTTTGGCCGACGCACAGCTCTCCGGCGCCGTGCACCGGGAAGGTCTCGCACGCCAGGCTGTCGGGCCACTGGAAGCCGAACTTGTTCATGAGCGCCTCGCAGCCCTGTCGCGCGCGCTCGCACAGAGAGCGGCACGGGGGCAGCGCCTGCTCGAGCACCGTGCACACGGGCGCATACATGGAGCACAGGAAGAACTTTAAATCCGGGGAGCACTGCACTTTGACCAGCGGGTAGAACTGGTGCACCTCCAGCCCCGCGTCCTCCTGGTTGGTGTGTCCGAGCAGGTTCGGCATGATGGTCTCGTTGTACGCGATGTCCGTACACAGCGGGATGGAAATGGGCTGGCAAAATCCGTGCTCCGGTATAGACATTCCTCGGTCGCCGCCGCCGTACTGCCCGTTTACGCGGAAAATTCCAAcgtttacaaacaaaacaaaaaacgataAAGTCCAGACGGCACGTAGGAGCCTGTGGTGAACCATGGTGACCAAAATACCCGCCGCTGCGTTGTGTTTGTTGCTGAACTAACTTGCGTTACCTCGACAGGCAGCAGGCTACTTCCTTGAACGCTCTTTGTTGGTGTTTCTTTGCGGGCTGAAAGCAGCTTCTTCCACCGGGATTTCACTGCTGCGTCCCTCCGCTGTCTCACCGCGCCGAGCTCATGGAGCAATGTGGGgggaaaaatccccaaatttaaCGACAAACTCGGCTTCTCCGGTtgaaatccacaaaaaaaaaaaacgtaccgTACTCCTCCGGCACAGGATCGGCTCCGGTCTACAGTCTGCCCGACACTGTGTCAGTCTGCCGTTCAAACCTGTTCTGCGCTCCCTCACTCTCGGTCCCGGGAAAACAAGCACAACGCCGTCCAATGGCACATCCGGTCAAAACTTTCGAAGTAAAAGTGCCAAATAAAGcattgtaaataataaatggttttaaaatgtgttgagaAATACAGCGTGGCTACATATCTTAATTATAacaactgcatttttgtttgttggtttaaatatgttttttatgctttcttttAGTCAAGAAATCctttgcaagaaaaataaacattatgttATCTGACGGGTTTTACCTGTAAAAATAAGAAGCGTATGGTTTTGAATAACTTACAGGTgtcgattaaaaaaaatatattgacagTAGCCTATAGCTCTACTTGCATTTGTGATATTAATGAGATTAAAATTAAGAATCACATTTTAGCTAAAGGAAATTACTCTCATTATtcttacaaaaataatgaattattaCAAATCtcaataatatatacatatttgagGGTGATAGAGAAAAAACTGTTAGAAAAGCCAATACATTATTGTGTTCTAATAAGTGATTTCAAAGAATAATTTTCCCATAAACAAGTTTCCACTAAAATTACCAAtagctgttaaaaaataaaattacactgtaaaaataaatctacttgTCAGTTATGAGCTTTGTAAGTAACACACTATCAGCACAATATAGCTGTGCTAAATGTGGTATTTTGGTATTTCAGCTAAACTACAGCTGCACTGAAATACTTCCTGTTTTCATCTGTCTCACATTGAGTAGCTTTACAgatctccctctccctctctccctccctctctctctctctctctctctctctccctctctctctctctccctctctctctgtctctgtctctctctctctctctctctgtctctctctctctctctctgtctctctctctgtctctctctccctctctctctctctgtctctctctctctctctctctctctctctctctctctctgtccctctctctctctctgtctctctctctgtctctctctccctccctatctctctctcccgctgtctctctctctctctctgtcgtcccccccctcccccccccgccctctctctctgtctctctctctctctcagtgggACCTAACAGTTGGGGGGTGAGAGAGGACCTGAGTTTTTCCTAATGTTTGTCAGGATTGCAGAGGTTCACTTCAGTTCACCTCTGGACTGGTGTGTGGCATAGCTGCTGGATGTAGTACAGCTCAGCCGAGCATCTTTAAGGACCATTCCAGTATTTTTGCAGGTTTAAGATCCTCCAGGATTTGTGGTGCATTTATAGCAAATAAGCTAAAAACACTAAGAATGAATTACTGTgctttaagataaaataaaaaataagtcacaTTAAACAAATACTGTGGGGAATTGAAATATTCCCAGTTGTACTCGATCAAGTTGAGATTGtaaatttttgtctttttcacttattttagAAATCCAAATTTTATGTTGTCAGATATATTTTAAcagttgatttttctttgtttagttGTTTACAGTGAGTCTGGTATGAACTTTACACATAGTCACAATgctgcaactattttttttatcatctctttttctatttcttcatttcttttctgttgtAAACACAAATATGTCCCACTTATCATAAAAGACAGGACATTCCTCCATAACAATAGAGACTagaaaagactaataaatccTCTTGTAGcatctgctgcatcatgggagacAGCTCCTACATCATTTTCATcaaagtgtttccattgaaATTTTGCAAAGTATGGATTTTCAAATCTCccaaaataccacctcatgcgagcgtaaaaaaaatgttttgagataAATGggaactgttatttttttaactgatgtgttttcattaggtGTATTAAATtcccaatttcaatttgcagaatttgagggttaatggaaacctgttgTTTCAATAACATGATAAAGAATTCAACAGGTAAAGgcccttattttttttattctcaggaGTAGATGTAGACCAAAAGAGAGTGAAAAGGAGTGAATATTGAGAAACTAGCCtgaaacacaactccaaataaATGATAACACTTCTCCGTGGATGTAAGTTAACTGTTTGCTAACACATTTGCTATATCGCCTTAAAGGATGATGATGCTGTATGTCAGCATTGTGTTCCCAGCTTGTTTCCGTTGCCcataaatagcaaaaaatcagtaaatgCATCTAACTCGTACTGTTGTAATCACCCCCTTGAAACAGAAAAGGTTCACCTCCTCAGGGTTAATCCCTGACGTGTATTGGAATCTGCTCCACTGGATCCAAGTATGCATATGCATTTCTGCTCTGTGCCTAGACAAGAGCTTGGGATGATATATGATACTACTGTTAAAGAGCATCTCTAGGCTACAAAATAAATTGCATGAAATGTCAACGTACATGGTAGTGGAACAATATTAGCAACATGAGCCCTGAGGGGTGTTCCACGAAACAAGTTCCACAGAGCCAGGCTTTCTTTGCCTTCGCTGGCTCCACAAACCCTCAAGCCCCAGTCAGAGATAATGTACATCACGATGGTGATTATCAGCTGTCTTTGTTAACCCAGGGTTTCTACCTCAGGCTCTGAGCGCGTTCCCATTAAAAGGGGGCGTTTGGCATCATTTGACTCCTCAACCGCACAACATGGACCAACCACGTGCCGCCTACTTCCGTCTTTGAAGATTATATATAAGGAATATTCTAGCGAAAAAACTGTTGATTCAAATAAGGCATGAGGGGAATGCTGGCAGAAAATTACTAATTATGCCAATTAATGagttaatgtattatttttccaCTCAACGCTCTCAAATCTCTAACATGACAACTGCACACTCTACAGCTCGTACACTTTAAACTAGCagatttaaagaagtatttcactgctgtgaAGATGGTCTTCTAATGATATTAGTCTGTctttgcagtagaaagatgcaaatacttttgaaattggtgatACATGACCAGaacaaaaaacgaaaaaaaccaaacagattTGGTGAAACATGTAACCAGTCGCGACCACTCAACAACTGATAAAAGACAGCcaaaaatatttccatattACCACAATGAGGTATCGGTACTTTATGGAACACCCTAGAAAAGTTCATGTTGTGATTTGGTACCAAAAACTTTTGATATTTAGATATATGAATtggattttttaatgattttttggtAACTGGATGGCAAATACTTCTATTCTGAAAACTGCTAAACAACTTTGAAAAATATGCAATCATCTGATAAAAAACTCATTTTGATTTATCATGAAGGATCCAGCTAAAAACAAGTTATGGATGGTCACCCTTTCAAAAGTCCAAAATGGTCACCAaagattatttgaaaaaaaaaaatggaaagatggTTTTGGGGGTTTAGACTCTATGAATGTCAGGACATTATCAACTTGACTATATTGTGGCACCTTAGTCTAGATACACCTATTTCTATTGATGGAACTGGCACCTTAGTCTAGATACACCTATTTCTATTGATGGAAACTTCCTCAGTGAAACTTctctagaaaaaaacaaaaacaaaaacagactaaGCGATAAAACTCagacaattaaacaaaaattagcaacaataaacaaaaagtcTATAGACACCTTGGCAGGTGCAACAAGCAATATTAGGCTCGAGAAATTAAACAGCCTGACACTTCTTAAGGAAGCAACTGCAGGATGAAACATTACTAAAGCAGTAACACTTAGATTTAATCAATATAAACTCTACAACACTACACTTAAAGTGTACGCGTTTTTACTCACCATGTAATGCACACACAATGCTACATTGCTAGACAATTAGGGTTGGGTACATAGATTGAGTGTAAAGATGGACTGACAGCTCCCCaaagtgtgacattttaatctggatcgccccctggtgtctgactgcagtataggtcaaaAACTataaactcaaagtacacgacaaatacatttttctgaaagatGGTTTCTTACACTGAaagtagttctcatcaccctgatgtttgttcaagtgtttatatgataagttcggttttaatgagttattaaattatacaaaaagtttttttttttccaccatgactgacagctgtgatagCCAAACTGTGCACTCGCATTCAATGGGGCTGGTCACGATTGATCAGATGGATGTTTGGTGGGAACTTCCCCACCACAGGTATAACTATTGTGCAGATTCTGGCTCcgaatgacatcaccagcacaagatggcagcggccATTTCGAGGTATTTTAACATCGCTACAGCGTAGCGAAGGTAAATGGGGGTGTGTCATCTATCTTTATGttactgtgcagactctggtAGATTTTGTTGCAGCTGCTGTCATTGCAATGACGCGTCATGCTGGTGAGGTCATTCAGAGC contains:
- the fzd1 gene encoding frizzled-1; its protein translation is MVHHRLLRAVWTLSFFVLFVNVGIFRVNGQYGGGDRGMSIPEHGFCQPISIPLCTDIAYNETIMPNLLGHTNQEDAGLEVHQFYPLVKVQCSPDLKFFLCSMYAPVCTVLEQALPPCRSLCERARQGCEALMNKFGFQWPDSLACETFPVHGAGELCVGQNMSDRTEPDSPSAYPTERPLPDYVNGQFRCPASLRVPPYLNYRFLGQENCGAPCEPKRSHGMMYFSEEELKFARIWIGIWSVLCCASTLFTVLTYLVDMKRFSYPERPIVFLSGCYTMVSIAYIAGFLLEDRVVCNDRFDNDIRTVVQGTKKEGCTILFMMLYFFSMASSIWWVILALTWFLAAGMKWGHEAIEANSQYFHLAAWAVPAIKTITILAVGQVDGDVLSGVCFVGINSVDALRGFVLAPLFVYLFIGTSFLLAGFVSLFRIRTIMKHDGTKTEKLEKLMVRIGIFSVLYTVPATIVIACYFYEQAFREQWERTWISQTCKTYAVPCPIQNHPNMSPDFTVFMIKYLMTLIVGITSGFWIWSGKTLNSWRRFYTRLANSKQGETTV